A stretch of the Desulfobacter sp. genome encodes the following:
- a CDS encoding MaoC family dehydratase N-terminal domain-containing protein, whose amino-acid sequence MKLSSQMVGTRLKPHTADICWQQTTNFAAGIGDNTPLYFDDTREKGIMAPPTFPVAVTWPVLSRLGEFIHSDNFPKEVLFTQVHYTEHLIIHRLVRPEDSLFLDGEIVSIAPHRAGTHAIIKINASDQKHRPVFTEHIGAMLRGVDCDHGAGSESLPQVPLPDPSSPPPWTKPLQVDPLAPYVYDGCTNIEFPIHTSPKFAKEVGLPGILLQGTCTLAYAVRELINTEAEADPETVKEIACSFTGMVLPGTKIDICCLETRKEDRFTHIFFEVLNADNQKAIRNGYMKIERTPS is encoded by the coding sequence ATGAAGCTTTCCAGTCAGATGGTCGGAACCCGGCTTAAACCCCATACCGCTGATATTTGTTGGCAGCAGACCACCAACTTTGCCGCAGGCATTGGGGATAACACCCCTCTTTACTTTGACGATACCCGGGAAAAAGGAATTATGGCGCCCCCCACCTTTCCTGTGGCCGTGACCTGGCCCGTGCTCAGCCGGCTGGGAGAATTTATCCATTCAGACAATTTTCCCAAGGAGGTGCTTTTCACCCAGGTCCACTATACCGAGCACCTGATAATCCATCGCCTGGTGCGGCCGGAAGACAGCCTTTTTCTGGACGGAGAAATTGTCTCCATCGCCCCCCACAGGGCAGGTACCCATGCGATAATCAAAATCAATGCTTCGGACCAGAAACACAGGCCCGTGTTCACCGAACACATCGGGGCCATGCTCAGGGGGGTGGACTGCGATCATGGCGCCGGATCAGAGTCTCTGCCCCAAGTGCCTCTGCCTGATCCCAGCAGCCCGCCCCCATGGACAAAACCGCTGCAGGTCGATCCTCTGGCCCCCTATGTATATGACGGGTGCACCAATATTGAGTTCCCCATTCATACCTCTCCAAAATTTGCCAAAGAGGTGGGCCTGCCCGGCATATTGCTCCAGGGCACCTGCACCCTGGCCTATGCGGTCAGAGAACTGATCAACACAGAGGCAGAGGCTGACCCTGAAACCGTCAAGGAAATTGCCTGTTCATTCACCGGCATGGTCCTGCCCGGTACCAAGATTGACATCTGCTGCCTGGAGACCCGAAAGGAAGATAGATTTACCCATATTTTTTTTGAAGTGCTCAATGCTGATAACCAAAAAGCCATCCGCAACGGCTATATGAAAATTGAAAGGACCCCCTCATGA
- a CDS encoding acyl--CoA ligase translates to MTAPQRLARLNDYIDKWAAARPDHVAMVQHEDNKQISYKKFAQLIDFFALRLLDMGIQEGDRVATQLVLVPEHMILMYACFKIGAIFAPLDVRLTESEVVRDVNKIQPKAFFFLGNTPVKDFREVGKSVLKDCPSVKHLIQFTPDPKPGDLAQGAMAITDMMDKKKLIWLKLKEMVTGRLKSAYANIHTRTPALIIYTTGTTGEPKPAVLCHENIIVQNQVLARGFGSDVKGEDFVCLVNLPPSHVGCVTETFMTTLYLGGKTVLLRIFDAKASLEAIQTHKVTALGQIPTMFRMLWNLPDYDAYDLSSLEFVAYGGSAVDTGFLKRMAAMAPKFGTGIGMTENAGFGTFTPHDIPIEEMVGQVGQAFDDLARVSIRKPMNADQTAGQEVPDNEIGEICYHPPIVFLGYYNQPEATASAISKEGILYTGDMGFFKPMDGYKALYLSGRKKFVIKQKGYNVFPGEVEEHIAGMEGVEIAEIIGMKHTLFAEGIFAFVRPEPGRTITPEDVMAHCKAIAAYKRPAHVEIWPSDQEFPLTRSTKVDKIGLIKKAEAIVEDLRSKGLWDSGQV, encoded by the coding sequence ATGACAGCGCCCCAAAGACTTGCCAGACTCAACGATTACATTGACAAATGGGCAGCAGCCCGGCCAGACCATGTGGCCATGGTTCAGCATGAGGATAATAAACAGATCTCCTATAAAAAATTTGCCCAGCTCATTGATTTTTTTGCCCTGCGCCTGCTGGACATGGGCATCCAAGAGGGGGACCGGGTGGCCACCCAGCTGGTGCTGGTGCCCGAGCACATGATCCTCATGTATGCCTGTTTTAAAATCGGGGCGATTTTTGCGCCTCTGGATGTCAGACTCACCGAATCTGAAGTGGTCAGGGATGTCAATAAAATCCAGCCCAAGGCCTTTTTCTTTCTGGGCAACACCCCTGTCAAAGATTTCAGGGAAGTGGGAAAATCCGTTCTAAAAGACTGCCCCTCGGTAAAGCATTTGATCCAGTTCACTCCGGATCCAAAACCCGGAGACCTTGCACAGGGGGCCATGGCCATCACCGATATGATGGACAAAAAAAAGCTGATCTGGCTCAAACTCAAGGAGATGGTCACAGGAAGGCTTAAAAGCGCCTATGCCAACATCCACACAAGAACCCCGGCCCTGATCATCTATACCACGGGCACCACAGGAGAACCCAAACCCGCCGTGCTCTGCCATGAAAACATCATTGTCCAGAACCAGGTCCTGGCCCGGGGATTTGGCAGCGATGTCAAAGGCGAGGACTTTGTCTGTTTGGTCAATCTGCCCCCCTCCCATGTGGGCTGTGTCACCGAGACCTTTATGACCACCCTCTATCTGGGAGGCAAAACCGTTCTTTTGAGAATATTTGATGCCAAGGCCAGTCTGGAGGCCATCCAGACCCACAAGGTCACGGCTCTAGGCCAGATTCCCACCATGTTCCGCATGCTATGGAACCTGCCTGACTATGACGCCTATGATTTGTCCTCCCTTGAATTTGTGGCATACGGCGGATCTGCCGTGGACACCGGCTTTTTAAAACGAATGGCTGCCATGGCCCCGAAATTCGGCACCGGCATCGGCATGACCGAAAATGCAGGTTTCGGCACATTCACCCCCCATGACATTCCCATTGAGGAGATGGTCGGACAGGTGGGGCAAGCCTTTGACGACCTTGCCCGGGTCAGCATCAGAAAACCCATGAACGCCGACCAGACTGCCGGACAAGAAGTCCCTGACAATGAGATCGGAGAAATCTGCTACCACCCTCCCATTGTATTTTTAGGGTATTATAACCAGCCCGAGGCCACGGCGTCAGCCATTTCCAAGGAAGGCATCCTCTACACCGGGGACATGGGATTTTTCAAACCCATGGACGGATACAAGGCCTTATATCTTTCAGGACGGAAAAAATTTGTCATCAAGCAAAAAGGGTATAATGTTTTCCCGGGCGAGGTGGAAGAACATATCGCGGGGATGGAAGGGGTGGAAATCGCCGAAATCATCGGGATGAAACACACCCTGTTTGCCGAAGGCATATTTGCCTTTGTCCGACCCGAGCCGGGCAGAACCATCACCCCTGAAGATGTCATGGCCCATTGCAAGGCCATTGCCGCCTATAAGCGGCCGGCCCATGTGGAAATCTGGCCGTCTGACCAGGAATTTCCCCTGACAAGATCCACCAAGGTGGATAAAATAGGGCTCATCAAAAAAGCCGAGGCCATTGTGGAAGATCTGAGAAGCAAAGGGCTTTGGGATTCAGGTCAGGTATAA
- a CDS encoding response regulator transcription factor: MAFGRDCEFQFLSDTPAPKAHDLTRREKEILDLISSGFSNQKIADELFISPHTVKTHLQNIFGKINVKQRLQAALWAAKHL; encoded by the coding sequence CTGGCCTTTGGCAGGGATTGCGAATTCCAGTTTCTCTCAGATACCCCGGCGCCCAAAGCCCATGACTTGACCCGGCGGGAAAAAGAGATCCTTGATTTGATCTCATCGGGGTTTTCCAATCAGAAGATTGCCGATGAATTGTTTATCAGCCCCCATACCGTCAAAACCCATCTTCAGAATATTTTTGGGAAAATCAATGTAAAACAGCGGCTCCAGGCGGCGCTATGGGCAGCCAAGCACCTTTAA